Proteins co-encoded in one Aspergillus luchuensis IFO 4308 DNA, chromosome 6, nearly complete sequence genomic window:
- a CDS encoding uncharacterized protein (COG:S;~EggNog:ENOG410PSM4;~TransMembrane:1 (o12-37i)), which produces MKISGFSIQSSLASYLALPILLMHIMLAVIHMVLVIYRRHTSGSWKSLGEMIALAQNSQPAPIVLENTGAGIRSAKTYARVAKVRIRKAAPEDRGHVELLFDDLVQGTDQPNSAEQELIELQTPILRHPATWPSYTARAPTPGDGSVVSPHMARSGSQSPFEFTDMPTFVRPDQLYG; this is translated from the coding sequence ATGAAAATTAGTGGCTTCTCTATTCAAAGTTCACTTGCCTCTTACCTAGCCTTGCCAATCCTCTTGATGCACATCATGTTGGCAGTCATTCACATGGTTCTAGTCATCTATCGAAGGCACACGTCAGGCAGTTGGAAATCTCTAGGAGAGATGATTGCGCTTGCTCAGAACTCCCAGCCTGCGCCCATAGTTTTGGAGAATACGGGTGCAGGGATCCGATCAGCGAAGACTTATGCTCGTGTGGCGAAGGTGCGGATACGGAAAGCTGCACCCGAGGACCGCGGTCATGTTGAGCTGTTATTTGACGATCTTGTTCAAGGAACTGACCAGCCTAACTCCGCCGAGCAAGAATTGATTGAGCTTCAAACCCCAATCTTGCGCCATCCTGCTACATGGCCAAGCTATACAGCTAGGGCACCAACTCCAGGAGATGGCTCGGTGGTATCGCCGCATATGGCCAGATCTGGTTCCCAATCCCCATTTGAATTCACTGACATGCCGACCTTTGTTCGGCCAGATCAGTTGTACGGCTAA